In Salvia miltiorrhiza cultivar Shanhuang (shh) chromosome 4, IMPLAD_Smil_shh, whole genome shotgun sequence, the DNA window TTCAATTGGGTAACAAATTCGAGCCGCGCTTCGTCATCGAGGCAAAACTTCAGTGCATCAACTAATGCTGCCTGTTCTTCGTGGGTCCAAGACCGTCTTGATTTGCCCATCTGCATTTGACAAGAAGTAATAAATCAAActctattaattaaaaatagatagATCAAACTCTATCAATTAAAAGCAACGGCACCACGGCCGATCAACCAGTGCTTCACAACGGTAGCAGAAACTGCTCCCACATTTGTAATCAAGTCTTTTTAGATATCTTTGATTCTCTTTAGTTTCGACTCCAGCAAGAGAAGCCTCTGTTGGCACTCAACAGTTGAGCAATATcaagaaaaacagaaaaaagtCGAAAGAAGCATCAACTCGACATAATATGCATTTCTTCACATGGTTATCTTCACTGGTGTTGGGGTTACTAGCAAGAGATGATGGAGCTGCAATAAAGCATGTAATACTGAACGAAAATCACGACTTATGGTTTTACCCGAGCGTCTAAAATCAAACTTCACAATACGGTTCTTAGTATGGTGTGCTAAGATTACCAAAAAAGATGCAACTTTCTCTTCAATCCCAATATTTTTGGTTGGAACTAGGCCTCCAACGTGTTCCAAAAGAATATCACATAAAACAAAAGCTAATCAAACATTATAtttaactttgaatttatcttCCAATTTCTCGATTAGATTTATGGAAAGGCAGAATTTATCTAACCCTGCCGGTGATATTCAGCAATGGCGATGGGAGGCAGACGGCGGAGCGACGGTCGAGACTGAGACAGCGGGAGAGAGACCACTCACGAGCACTCTGTAGGGTTCCcaaattgagagagagacgatGGGAAATAGAgacaacgagagagagagagcgactGACCGATAATCAAGCAGGTGGCGAGGCAGACGGTGGAGCTGGGTGGAGCGGCCACCGGGGCTGAGCAGAGCGGCGCTGATCAGAGAAGATTTTTGGGATTTCTAATGTTTGCAGGAGAGAATGAGAGAATCGCCTAACCTTACATTTTCAGAGGGTAAAATTGAAAAGTTAAAAAGattgaaatgttggaaaatattttcgcACCCTTCCAATAGGATAATATTACCCAACATttatgagaaaatgagtgaaggGCTGCCCGAATAAATTTTCTAGTCTGACCGGAAAAAATTATCCATCATAGgaaacatataaaaataatgaaaaatatattttttttaatcttttctatcaaagtaaacacactctTAATATAATTGTATATGGAGATCAGGTTGTTCTTTATTCCTATAACACTGGAAATTTCAATTTAGTAATTTACGAAGAACAAAAAATGCAAATATGGAAAGTCAGAAGGGTACTTCCCTAAATTACAAATCCCGACCAGCAGAAGAGAAAATTGaccctctcaaaaaaaaaaaaaaaaagaaatagaaaattgATGTGTTTTCTGTCAGTTCATTTCTGCTTCAAACTGTTTTATTTCTCTCAGATCTCCAAAACCTCTCACTAGGGCTTTGACTACATACAATTCTTGGTCGTTTTGCCCTTTGCAATTTTCTGTTTCGGACAATTCTAATCGTGGAAGTTCTTGCGCCTAATTCATGAAAACTTGGAATTTTGCGTTCCTCAGTTTTCTTGTTTTTGCGGTATTGTGTTTGAGTTTCGATCATGGCTCATCTCAATCGGAGGAGGCTAAAAAGAATAAATTTAGAGAGCGTGAGGCCACTGATGATGCTCTTGGTTACCCCAATTTGTAAGTTTTTCTCCCCTAAATCTCATTATTATGGATTAACACTCTTTCATTTTAATGCTATTTCGCATTTTCAATCTTAAATGGGTTCTTGTTGGTGGTGGCTGAATTTGATTATTGGTGTATTAGTGTCAATCAGTTGGAACCGAATGTCTGTATTTATTCttgatttgtgattttatttaaagattaagtcgtgcatttcatttttcaacTCTATTGAAGAGTTAAGTGATGTATAAAATTTGATGGTTTAATATCTCTGTGGATAGCGATGAGGACGAGCTGTTGAATACACAATGCCCTCGGCATTTGGAACTTAGGTGGCAAGCGGAAGTGAGTTCTAGCATATATGCAACTCCGTTGGTTGCAGACATTAACAGGTGACGGAAGGAATAGGTGTAATTTGTCCTACGTTTATTGTATATTTAATTGCACATTGCATGTTTGTTCACTTCCCCTTATGGAACATTGATGCCATGCAAAATCACCTAGGTGAGATTTAAATGTTTAGATGGTAAAAGAGATTATCTTTTTAACAAGGTATTGGCATGCTTtacatatgtgtgtgtatattgaTTGAATTTTACGAGCTATCTTAACTGCTTACAATGGATGTTtgtctatttaattatttattacatGCTTTGACATCGGAATTTTGATAAATTCTCATATATATCCAGTGATGGAAAACTTGAAGTCGTAGTTCCTTCGTTTGTGCATTACTTGGAAGTCCTAGAAGGATCTGATGGAGATAAATTACCAGGTAGTTCCAATAACAATTCATATAATATCTTGTGTTATTACGAACAGAGCTTATGGTCTATTTGGGTTTAATTTATCTTCTTGTATATCTAGAAGGAGAGATGCATAAAGAATCAAATAACTAATATCAGAGTGCATAGTGATCCCTATTTGTATAAGAAACAATGTTGGTTTATTCTATAATTGAGCACTTTATCAGGATGGCCAGCTTTTCATCAGTCTACGGTCCACTCTAGTCCTCTTCTGTACGACATTGATAAGGACGGTGTCAGAGAAATTGCTTTAGCCACCTACAATGGTGAAGTGCTCTTTTTCAGGTAACTACCGTTCACGCTAAATGCTTCCCTTTTGCATGGAATTATAGTTATTCTGACTTAGCTTATTAATCTCTTTTCTTAAAATAGGGTTTCAGGATACATGATGTCAGATAAACTGGAGATTCCAAGGTTGAAAGTTAAAAAGGATTGGCATATTGGTTTGCTTCCAGATCCTGCTGATCGTTCCCATCCAGATGTCGACGATGCCCAATTGATCCAGGATGCTCTTGTGGAGTCATTACATCGTAAGTTCATTTCTCTGGTCATTTGAGCATCACATGACTTTGGTAGTTGTACAAACAACTTCCTTGAGATCCGAAATGTTATTGTTGTGATTGCACGATGCTTTAAAGAGCAGCTATGACCATCTTGTTTTAGGACTTTCCTAATAGGGTTAGTGCTTCTTGggataataatttaatttctcAGTGTTATAGACATACAGGGTTCTTCATAAATTATCTATTATACAAATTTTGACTGATTAGCTGTCGTTTCTGTTCTCTTTCTCTCAAAGAATAAACAGATAAGTGTTGCCATCTGCCAACTTTTCCATTTGAAGTGGACTTTAAAACTCTCTATTTCAGTATTCAAACCATCATTGTAAAGTTTGCCTCAGCCCTGAGGTGGAATATATACTGATTTAGAATACAATAGCAACACCGAAGTAGTATGAGCTGACCAATTTACCAGTTGGAGAATGGTAGAGttaattctatataaatggcAGGTGGTATACTGTGTGATACTTAAGTTGATCAATCATCAAGCCATGGTTTCTTTTCTGAAATTCCAACAATAGCTATACTAGAACAATAGTAGTATTTGAGTTTACTGTATGAAGATTTATTATGATTAGTGTTTCATGCTAAGTGGGGTAAGAATGACATAGCCCTGGTTTACAGATATATATCTCTTTATGCTGCTGTTTGGTagtgtatattttttaaaatgtatCTCTAATTCAAATTATTTCTCAGAGCCCAATGCAAGTACACTTGCAGAAAATACTCTGCACTCCACAGCAAGTCACCATGACTTGTCAAATCCTATCCCAGAAGAAGTTCATCATGACACATTAAACAGCACAATCTCTTCTGATATTCAAAACAGTCAGCTGAATGGGAGCACACTAGCTGCAAATACCTCCCACTCCACAGAGAGTGACCATGACTCATCTAATTCCGTCCCAGAAGAAGTTCACCACGACACATCAAACAGCACAACCTCTTCTGAAGACAAAAAGAATGACAGTCCACTGGGTGCAGACATCAAGATGCCACCACAAACAAATGATACATCTTCTGATTCTGGATCTGAGAAAGCTAGTGGTGAAGAAAGTGGAAAGACCGCAAGAAGAAGGCTTCTTGAGGTGAAAGATACAAAAGACAATGACGATGTACATGCTGCAACTGTAGAAAATGATGGAGGTCTGGAAGCAGAAGCTGATTCTTCATTTGAGTTGTTCAGAGAGACTGATGAGTTGGGTGATGAGTATAACTATGACTATGATGATTATGTTGATGAGAACTTGTGGGGAGAGGAGGAATGGACTGAAGCACAACATGAGAAGTTGGAAGATTATGTTCACATAGATGCACATGTCTTGTGCACTCCAGTAAGTATATCGATGGTTGAAGCTTTTTCTTGTCAGCTTCTTTGTTAGTTTGGACAACAGTATCAATTTTGGTTCTAATCAATTTCAGGTCATAGCAGACATAGATCACGATGGTGTCTTTGAGATGATTGTTGCTGTTTCTTACTTCTTTGACCGCGAGTAAGTTTGTTTTATACCTGTAAAGTGTCACTCTTTTTATAGCCTCTGCATGGTTTATTCAGGTGACATTCTGAGAAAATAGGTATTACTTGAGCCTCTGTAGTGTTACTTTTAGCTAAATCTGTGTTGCACCGGAAATGATCACCTGTAGATTTGTATTAGGTAGCTGATTAAAAGGTTTCGACACAATCTCGTTTGCACTTCTTTTCTGTAACTGTTATTCTGTTGCTCAATCTTCAAAGTTGCAATATCGGGAAGATACTCGTATTGATGAATGAGCTGAGATTTGAAACTGTGGCTCATTTTGATATTTAGGAAGTATGAAGAGGTTCTTGCTTCTTTAGCCATGTGTCATGTTTCTAATAAATTGCGCCTGCATGGTTATTTTCAGCTGATTTATTTGAAGTTTGATAGGTATTATGACAATCCAGAACATTTGAAGGAGCTTGGTGGTATCGATATCGGAAAATATGTTGCTGGTGGCATTGTGGTTTTCAACCTTGATACAAAGCAAGTTAAATGGAGTGCACAATTGGATATGAGTGGCGAATCTGGAAAATTCCGAGCCTACGTATATTCTTCTCCTACAGTTGTTGATTTGGATGGTGATGGAAACTTGGATATTCTAGTTGGCACTTCTTTTGGCTTGTTCTATGTGTTGGACCACAAAGGTGTGTGTTCTAGTATTATTGAATTACTTTTAGTTGCATAGAATTTACCAATAAATTCTCTCCAGAATCTGTTATTACAACACTTTTTTAAGGTTTCCAATTTATTTTCTCTTGTGGTTGTGGATATGAAAGAAATATCTGTAAGTAACTTTTACACAGTTTGTAGAGATTGTTCTTGGTCTGCTTAAATGGCTAACTGGTAAATGGAGGTGCTTCATTGCACAAATGGAGATAAGAATGCTATAATAGATGCTATCTAGTTGTAGGCTAGAACCGTATTCCTACTGTCATTGTTATTGTATTTGTTATTGGCTCTGATCCTTCCATATATTGATGTATTGTACTTATTGCTGCTAATTTACTGATTCAGGCAAAGTTAGAGAGAAGTTTCCCCTTGAGATGGCTGAAATTCAAGGAGCAGTTGTTGCAGCCGACATTAATGATGATGGGAAAATTGAATTAGTTACAGCTGACGCCCATGGAAATGTTGCTGCGTGGACCCCACAAGGCAAAGAAATTTGGGTAACACATGTGAAGAGCCTTGTTCCACAGGTGATCTGTGATATCTTGACTCCTATATTGGGTTTTTTCAACCTATACTTACACTCATGAGCAATTACTTGTTTTCTACAGGGGCCCACCATCGGAGATGTAGATGGGGACGGTCACACCGACGTTGTTGTGCCAACTCTATCTGGAAACATATACGTTCTTAGTGGCAAGGATGGATCAATTCTACGGCCATATCCTTATAGAACACATGGTAGAGTGATGAATCAAGTTCTTCTAGTCGACTTG includes these proteins:
- the LOC131022565 gene encoding protein DEFECTIVE IN EXINE FORMATION 1, giving the protein MKTWNFAFLSFLVFAVLCLSFDHGSSQSEEAKKNKFREREATDDALGYPNFDEDELLNTQCPRHLELRWQAEVSSSIYATPLVADINSDGKLEVVVPSFVHYLEVLEGSDGDKLPGWPAFHQSTVHSSPLLYDIDKDGVREIALATYNGEVLFFRVSGYMMSDKLEIPRLKVKKDWHIGLLPDPADRSHPDVDDAQLIQDALVESLHQPNASTLAENTLHSTASHHDLSNPIPEEVHHDTLNSTISSDIQNSQLNGSTLAANTSHSTESDHDSSNSVPEEVHHDTSNSTTSSEDKKNDSPLGADIKMPPQTNDTSSDSGSEKASGEESGKTARRRLLEVKDTKDNDDVHAATVENDGGLEAEADSSFELFRETDELGDEYNYDYDDYVDENLWGEEEWTEAQHEKLEDYVHIDAHVLCTPVIADIDHDGVFEMIVAVSYFFDREYYDNPEHLKELGGIDIGKYVAGGIVVFNLDTKQVKWSAQLDMSGESGKFRAYVYSSPTVVDLDGDGNLDILVGTSFGLFYVLDHKGKVREKFPLEMAEIQGAVVAADINDDGKIELVTADAHGNVAAWTPQGKEIWVTHVKSLVPQGPTIGDVDGDGHTDVVVPTLSGNIYVLSGKDGSILRPYPYRTHGRVMNQVLLVDLKKRGEKQKGLTIVTTSFDGYLYLIDGPTSCADVVDIGETAYSMVLADNIDGGDDLDLIVATMNGNVFCFSTPSPHHPLKAWRSPNQGRNNAAHRHSRQGIYVTPSSRAFRDEEGKHFWVEVEIVDRYRFPSGSQAPYNVTISLLVPGNYQGERTIRQNQIFDRPGTHRIKLPTVGVRTAGTVMVEMVDRNGIYFSDDFSLTFHMYYYKLLKWLLVLPMLGMFGVLVILRPQEAMPLPSFSRNTDL